The following are encoded together in the Capsulimonas corticalis genome:
- a CDS encoding DUF6338 family protein: protein MTFNNINIVLLTLTFLVPGYLIQSTFSLMSIRRGETKELLALRFLTFSTLNLALCYPWILYAYQNDYISNHPFLTIRYFLLINFLIPVILGFAIGIVDKFQLIKRLLGAVKLTALHSTPTAWDYKFHEASEAGGCWVLVTLKDGSIIGGYFGRRSLASSTSAERDLYLEDAYMVVGNVWTKLVNTDGVLITKGEIGVLNFFTEGDIRTSGEGEGEGEGEGEGEGEGEGEGEGEGEGEGEGEGEGEGEGEGEGEGEGEGT from the coding sequence ATGACGTTTAACAATATAAACATTGTACTGCTTACTCTTACTTTTTTGGTGCCTGGATACTTGATCCAATCCACATTTTCTTTAATGTCTATTAGAAGAGGTGAAACGAAGGAGTTACTGGCGCTACGTTTCCTGACTTTTAGCACGTTGAATCTTGCTTTGTGCTACCCTTGGATTCTATATGCATATCAAAACGATTATATTAGTAATCATCCTTTTTTAACAATTAGGTATTTTCTTCTTATTAATTTCTTAATACCAGTTATTTTGGGTTTTGCAATTGGAATTGTGGATAAATTCCAGCTTATTAAGCGTCTACTCGGTGCCGTCAAACTTACGGCACTGCACAGCACACCTACAGCCTGGGATTACAAATTCCACGAGGCGAGTGAGGCAGGTGGATGTTGGGTTTTAGTCACGCTGAAAGATGGTAGTATTATTGGAGGATATTTTGGAAGACGTTCTTTAGCCTCATCTACATCAGCCGAACGCGACCTTTATTTAGAAGATGCATACATGGTTGTGGGAAATGTTTGGACGAAACTGGTGAATACTGACGGGGTCTTAATAACGAAAGGCGAAATTGGAGTACTAAATTTCTTTACGGAAGGCGATATACGTACTTCAGGTGAAGGCGAGGGTGAAGGCGAGGGCGAGGGTGAAGGCGAGGGCGAAGGCGAGGGTGAAGGCGAGGGCGAAGGTGAAGGCGAAGGCGAAGGCGAGGGTGAAGGTGAAGGCGAGGGTGAAGGCGAAGGCGAAGGCGAGGGTGAAGGCACCTAA
- a CDS encoding helix-turn-helix domain-containing protein, whose protein sequence is MGETKSLYAGMIAFHLLREVTIMPRGARLKTEDGKMNLVGPRVRQRRIALGLTHDAVCARVQISTGSRWEIDHRDLWKIEAQRRACTDIEVVELARALEIDVEWLLEYN, encoded by the coding sequence TTGGGAGAAACAAAAAGTTTATATGCTGGCATGATTGCCTTTCACCTATTGAGAGAAGTCACAATCATGCCACGCGGGGCCAGGCTGAAAACCGAAGATGGGAAGATGAATCTGGTGGGCCCACGCGTGCGCCAGCGGCGCATAGCCCTCGGGCTCACACACGACGCCGTATGCGCCCGCGTTCAGATCAGCACAGGCTCCAGGTGGGAAATCGATCATCGCGACCTGTGGAAGATTGAGGCTCAGCGCCGCGCCTGCACTGACATAGAAGTCGTGGAACTGGCGCGAGCGCTGGAGATCGATGTTGAGTGGCTATTAGAATATAACTAG